Within the Candidatus Nealsonbacteria bacterium genome, the region CTCGTATAAATCCCGGAATCATTTTTGATATCCCTTCTCCTAATTTTTGTGCCTCTTCAATTGTTTCGGGATGTTGAATATCAGTTTGAATAGAAAACGCTACAAAAGGAGTTAATGAAATTATGAGCATTAAGATGACCAATTTTTTCATAGTAATAATGTTTTTGCTTTTCTGATTCTTTCAAGAGACTTTTCTTTTCCTAATATTTCAGCAACTTCAAATGGTCCTGCCGAGGCGCTTTTCCCGGTTAAAGAAACTCTTAGGGGCCAAAGAATACTTCCCCTATCTCCTATTCTATCAGTCTCTTTTATCAGCTCTTCTTGAATGTTTTCTTTATTCCAATTCTGTATTTCAGACAATATTTTTTCGGATTTGTCAAGCGAAGATATTATCTCTTCATTATTCATTTGTTTCCAATTTAACAATTCTTTATCATATTGTATATCTTTTACAAAAAGGAAGTCAGCGAATTCAGAAATCTCGGATAATTTCTTCAACCTTTCTTGGTGTATTGAGATTGCGTTTTTAATAAAATCTCTTTTAGTTATCCCCTCTTCTTCCTCTATTAATTTTGACTCTATAAGATATGGGATGCATAAATCAGTTAGCTCATCAATATTTTTTTGTCGGATATAATATCCATTCAAAAATTCTAATTTTTTAATATTAAAAACTGCTCCAGATTTTTGAACTTTATCGATTGAGAAATCTTTTATTAATGATTCTATTGAATATATTTCTTTTTCTGTTCCCGGATTCCAGCCTAGGAAGGCGATAAAATTAACCATTGCTTCCGCAAGATAACCTTCTTTTTTGTAATCATTTACAGCAACTGCCCCATGTCTTTTACTAAGCTTACTTTTATCGGTAGCAAGGATTAATGGAAAGTGAGCATATATTGGTAATGGTATATTAAGTACTTGAGCAATCATTATCTGTTTGGGAGTATTAGATATATGATCTTCGCCTCTAATAACATGAGTGATTTTCATTTCAAAATCGTCAATAACTACGGCTAGATTGTAGAGAGGATTATTCAAGTCTCTTGCAACTACTATATCCCCTATTTCGTTAGAATCAAATTCTATGTCACCTCTTATTAGGTCATTAAATTTTATCTTACTAGATTGTGATCTTAATCTAATAATAGATTTTTTCCCCTGGCCAATATTTTCACTTACTTCTTGAGAAGAAAGTGTTGAACATTTCTTATTATACTTTGGTGCTTCCCCCCTCGACATCTCATATTGTCGTTGAGCCTCTAATTCCTCTGGGGTACAAAAACAGTAATAAGCCTTATCTTCATCTATTAGCCTTTGAATATGAATAGAATATATCTTAGATCTTTCGCTCTGACGATAGGGTCCAAAAAGTCCCTTATACTCTCCATTATCTGGACCTTCATTCCAATCAATTCCTAGCCACTTTAAACCTTCAATAATTTCTTTCTCAAATTCGGGCCTAGATCTTTCTTTGTCTGTGTCTTCTACTCTTAAGACAAAGGTTCCATTTTTATTTTTAGCGAAAAGATAATTAAAGAGGGCGGTTCTAGCTGATCCAATATGTAAAGAGCCAGTTGGTGATGGAGCAAACCTTACCCTCACATCACTTTGACGAAGTAGTTCTAGGGCTTTTGTTTTTAGTTCATTGTTTATACTTTCCATAATTAAAAATTTATCGTAAAAATTCTACAATATATTCAGCTATTATTCTTGCTGATCTGGGTTTTGAAAACTCTTTAGCTTTCTCTTTCATACTTTCCATACTCTTTGGACTATTAATTAATCCAATTAGTTTTTGTAAGAAAAAATGAGGAGTGAGATTATCTTCTTCCATTACCAATCCTGCTCCATAATCTGAATAAGCATATGCATTCTTAGCTTGATGGTTTTGGGCCGATTCAGGTATTGGAATTAGGATGCTTGGTTTACCAAAAGAAGCAATTTCAAATATACTTCCTGATCCGGACCGACTAACAACAATATCGGCCATAATGTAGGCTGATTTTAGCTGGCTTTCATTCATAAAACCAAAGAGATGATAATGTTCTCTCATACTTTTTGACACTAAAAATTCAGCTTGTAATTGAATGTTTTCAAAATTATTTAACCCACATTGATGTATGATTTCAAACTTATCCAATAGTTGGGGTAGTATCTGCATAATAAGATCATTAATTCTTTCACTTCCCTGAGATCCTCCAATAATGAAAATTATTGGCTTATCGGATTTGATGCTTAAATTTCTTTTTAGTTCTCCTTCAGTGGGCGGCTCCAGTAATTCTTTCCTTATGGGATTGCCTACGAAAATAAGCTTTTCTGGAGGAAAATATTCTGTCTTTGGAAAGGAAGAAAATATTTCTAACGCAAACTTATTTATTTTCTTATTAGCTAGACCAGGAGCAACATCAGACTCATGTAGGAATATAGGGACTTGAAGTAATTTACCGGCAATAATTGCTGGCACTGATCCATGGCCTCCTTTGCTAAAAATTAAATCTGGGGAAAGAAAAAAGATATAATAGAAAGACTGAATAATTCCAATTGGTACCCTGATAGCCATATCTAGTATATTTTGAAAATAATCCAGGAGACCAGCCTGCCTTCTTATTTTCCCAGTCATTATTCTTTTTACATAAATACCTTCATTTTTAAAAAGTTCCTTGGAGAAATCATCTTCTGGGCCAATAAAGCTCATCTCTAAATTTAATGAGTCTATCTCTTTTAATTCTCTTATGATGGCAATAAGGGGGAAAAGGTGTCCTCCCGTTCCACCGCCAGTAAATAGTATTTTCATGCTCTTTTATTCTTGGAAATATTTAACAATAGACCGACTGCCGTTAATTCAGTAAGAAGGTGAGATCCTCCATAACTGATAAAAGGTAAGGGTATTCCAGTAAATGGCAATACGCCAACCACTCCTCCTATATTAACAAAAGCTTGGATAATAATCCAGCTGACTATACCAGTTGACATTAATGAACAGAACATATCGGAGGATTTTTTAATTATACCTATTCCAATCCATAAAAAAAGAATCAATAGAGATATCAAAAGAAGACTACCGATAAATCCTGTTTCTTCCGCAAATGTGGCAAAAATCGTATCAGTCATTGTTTCGGGGAGAAATCCGAATTTCTGTCTGCTCATTCCTAAACCAAGACCAAAGAGGCCACCGGACCCTATTGCAATGAAAGCTTGTTTAATTTGATAGCCTTTCCCCATTAGATCTAGGTCAGGATTTAAAAATGTTAATAATCTATCAACTCTATAGGGTGCTATTTTAATTAATATAGCTAGGGATGCTAATCCGCCTAATCCTAGAGTTATCGTGTGCCAGAGAGGGGTTCCAGTTAAAAAATACATGATAGCAAAAATTGAAAATATAATTACAGTAGTTCCAAAATCAGGCTGAGCCAACAAGAGGGCGGTTGATATGAGAAAGAATGATAATGAAATGATAAAAGCTTTTTTTGTTTCTCTATCTCCTTTTCTATTCTTCTTTTTATTACCAGCTTGATCTGCTACTTTTTCTAGCCAAGCTGCTAAGAAAACGATTAAAATTAGTTTTAAAAATTCAGATGGTTGAATCATTATTGGTCCAATAAGCATCCATCTAGTTGCACCACCAGAACTAAAGCCAAATTTTAAGACAAGGACTAAGAGAACAAGATTTATTCCCAATAATGGTACAGACCATTTTTTTAACAGGTTCAGTTTAACCTTAAAAGCTAAAAATCCTGCCATTATTCCCATTAAGATATGAATAATATGCCTTCCAAGATAATAGTAAGGTGTACCAAAAATTTGCTGAGAGGGCATAGTAGAAACGCTTGCGATAACCACAATACCAATCAATAAAAGGGAGGCAACGGTAAATATTAAAGTATAATCAGATGCGTTTATCTTTTTCATTTTCTAGCATTTCTTTTAAAAAGATTTCCCCTTTGTTTATAGCTCTTAAACATATTAAAGCTTGAAGCTGCTGGAGAAAGAAGACATATCCCCTCTTTTTTAGTTTGAGAGAAACATATTTTAACTGCCTCTTTCATATCATTCGCATTGAATAAATTAACTTTCTTTTTTGATTTTAAGATATCTTCCTCAATTTGCTTACCGGTTTCTGGGAAAAGAATTACATTCCTGATGTTGCTATTTAATATTGCCTCGGATAGTTCTTTGGTAGAAAAGCCTTTATTGACTCCACCGACTATAATAGTGTCTAGTTTTTGACCAAGCTTATCTATGGCTGAAATGGCTGCTTCTGGTATAGTTGCAGCCGAGTCATTATAGAATTCAATACCTTTATATTTACCCACATACTCTAAGCGATGCTTTAGTGGTTTAAATTTATTTATTTCAGAAATAATTAGATTCTTTGGAACACCAAACATTTCTCCGATTATAGCAATCGGCTCCCCGGATATAATTAATTTGTTTTTTACCTTTAAGCGATCTTTATTTGGATCAAATGGTATCTTTTGAGCCTTTGATCCCAAAGCCATTTTTTTTACTTGAGGATCCTTGGAATTGAATATTAAGAAGTCATTATCGTGGAGGGAAGTTATCTTCTTTTTCGCATTAAAATATTCTTCCAAATTTTTATGCTGATCTAAGTGGTCTTTGAAGAAGTTAAGAATAATTGCAACCTGGGGACCCTTGGTTATTGTTTCTAGTTGGAAACTAGATAATTCGTATATATAAATCCTATCTTCTTGATCTTTTAGTAAATAACTTAGAGCGGGTTTCCCTATATTACCCACCAAGAATGACTTTAATCCCTTAGCTTTTAGTATTTTGTAAATTAAAGTTGAAGTTGTGCTTTTTCCCTTGGTTCCAGTAATACCAATAACTAAACCTTTACAATTAGATAAAAATATATCGGCCTGAGATGTTACTATTTGATTCTTCTTTAAGTATGGTTGGATTAAATTTAATGATACGCCAGGTGATTTAATAATAACATCATAATCATTAATATGTTTAAGATAATCATCCCCCAGATGAAGAATGGTATTTTTGGGATTATCTAGTTCTATCTTTTCATTCTTATCAGCTATTCCGATTTTTTGATCAGGAAATTTATTTTGTAAAAAAACGAGAGTATCAATTCCCTCTCTTGCCAAGCCAAGAATCAAAATTTTCTTATTTCGTAAATTTTCTATTTTCATTTCTTTTTATTAAAGAATATCACAAAATCATAGTAAAAAAAAGACCGCATAATTAAATGTGGTTTAACATTATGAATATTGCAATGGCTCTTTTGATTGCTGGGTTAAA harbors:
- a CDS encoding UDP-N-acetylmuramoyl-L-alanine--D-glutamate ligase: MKIENLRNKKILILGLAREGIDTLVFLQNKFPDQKIGIADKNEKIELDNPKNTILHLGDDYLKHINDYDVIIKSPGVSLNLIQPYLKKNQIVTSQADIFLSNCKGLVIGITGTKGKSTTSTLIYKILKAKGLKSFLVGNIGKPALSYLLKDQEDRIYIYELSSFQLETITKGPQVAIILNFFKDHLDQHKNLEEYFNAKKKITSLHDNDFLIFNSKDPQVKKMALGSKAQKIPFDPNKDRLKVKNKLIISGEPIAIIGEMFGVPKNLIISEINKFKPLKHRLEYVGKYKGIEFYNDSAATIPEAAISAIDKLGQKLDTIIVGGVNKGFSTKELSEAILNSNIRNVILFPETGKQIEEDILKSKKKVNLFNANDMKEAVKICFSQTKKEGICLLSPAASSFNMFKSYKQRGNLFKRNARK
- a CDS encoding UDP-N-acetylglucosamine--N-acetylmuramyl-(pentapeptide) pyrophosphoryl-undecaprenol N-acetylglucosamine transferase; this encodes MKILFTGGGTGGHLFPLIAIIRELKEIDSLNLEMSFIGPEDDFSKELFKNEGIYVKRIMTGKIRRQAGLLDYFQNILDMAIRVPIGIIQSFYYIFFLSPDLIFSKGGHGSVPAIIAGKLLQVPIFLHESDVAPGLANKKINKFALEIFSSFPKTEYFPPEKLIFVGNPIRKELLEPPTEGELKRNLSIKSDKPIIFIIGGSQGSERINDLIMQILPQLLDKFEIIHQCGLNNFENIQLQAEFLVSKSMREHYHLFGFMNESQLKSAYIMADIVVSRSGSGSIFEIASFGKPSILIPIPESAQNHQAKNAYAYSDYGAGLVMEEDNLTPHFFLQKLIGLINSPKSMESMKEKAKEFSKPRSARIIAEYIVEFLR
- the gltX gene encoding glutamate--tRNA ligase, whose amino-acid sequence is MESINNELKTKALELLRQSDVRVRFAPSPTGSLHIGSARTALFNYLFAKNKNGTFVLRVEDTDKERSRPEFEKEIIEGLKWLGIDWNEGPDNGEYKGLFGPYRQSERSKIYSIHIQRLIDEDKAYYCFCTPEELEAQRQYEMSRGEAPKYNKKCSTLSSQEVSENIGQGKKSIIRLRSQSSKIKFNDLIRGDIEFDSNEIGDIVVARDLNNPLYNLAVVIDDFEMKITHVIRGEDHISNTPKQIMIAQVLNIPLPIYAHFPLILATDKSKLSKRHGAVAVNDYKKEGYLAEAMVNFIAFLGWNPGTEKEIYSIESLIKDFSIDKVQKSGAVFNIKKLEFLNGYYIRQKNIDELTDLCIPYLIESKLIEEEEGITKRDFIKNAISIHQERLKKLSEISEFADFLFVKDIQYDKELLNWKQMNNEEIISSLDKSEKILSEIQNWNKENIQEELIKETDRIGDRGSILWPLRVSLTGKSASAGPFEVAEILGKEKSLERIRKAKTLLL
- the ftsW gene encoding putative lipid II flippase FtsW, which gives rise to MKKINASDYTLIFTVASLLLIGIVVIASVSTMPSQQIFGTPYYYLGRHIIHILMGIMAGFLAFKVKLNLLKKWSVPLLGINLVLLVLVLKFGFSSGGATRWMLIGPIMIQPSEFLKLILIVFLAAWLEKVADQAGNKKKNRKGDRETKKAFIISLSFFLISTALLLAQPDFGTTVIIFSIFAIMYFLTGTPLWHTITLGLGGLASLAILIKIAPYRVDRLLTFLNPDLDLMGKGYQIKQAFIAIGSGGLFGLGLGMSRQKFGFLPETMTDTIFATFAEETGFIGSLLLISLLILFLWIGIGIIKKSSDMFCSLMSTGIVSWIIIQAFVNIGGVVGVLPFTGIPLPFISYGGSHLLTELTAVGLLLNISKNKRA